The following proteins are encoded in a genomic region of Periophthalmus magnuspinnatus isolate fPerMag1 chromosome 23, fPerMag1.2.pri, whole genome shotgun sequence:
- the trim32 gene encoding E3 ubiquitin-protein ligase TRIM32, producing the protein MAVECPQLDPDLMREVLECPICLETYNQDQLRPKLLQCGHTVCRQCLEKLLANTINGVRCPFCSKVSRMSSISQLADNLTVLKILDCTTSCSAAAAALMCKSCCTRLPRQYCHECAVVLCELCKADGHMLQGHNVQPIRVAAEQRRKELGAKLESLRDVMGEIQKKKTVIENISKTLRCKYRAVQQDYATAELRLQEELGRSRRTFTATMSELEKTNGQVLEEQTYLLNIAEVKVVSRCDYLTMRVRQSDTALLKEDGGSSDEDEELDIKSSLPTTFNLQEPELVVIEQSKTLEVGKLTAKAYTVSTADEESTLDTALEGAEGAMGPSLDLYRDVDMSASVDEAICGSPAHFKSKSLDAAEPPGGTNSELPACQFVKRMGCKGTLPGLFNLPVSICVTPQGEVLVADRGNYRIQIFNRKGFQREIRRNASSIDNFVLSFLGADLPNLIPLSIAVTPQGLIGVTDNYDNSVKVYTMDGQCVACHKNQLIKPWGIAAMPTGQFVVSDVEGGKLWCLAVDRNIGVVSYTRLCSAVRPKFVTCDPSGTVYFTQGLALNFEKRHNEPHLEGGFSIGSVGSDGQLGKQLSHFFSENEDFRCITGMCVDNNGDLLVTDSGRKEILQFPKEGGYKILIQEGLTCPVGVATTQKGQLLVLDCWDHCVKVYTYIQRRHSSTS; encoded by the coding sequence ATGGCTGTGGAATGCCCCCAACTGGACCCGGATTTAATGCGGGAGGTTCTTGAATGTCCCATCTGCCTGGAGACGTATAACCAGGACCAACTGAGGCCCAAACTCCTGCAGTGTGGACATACAGTCTGCCGGCAATGTCTAGAGAAACTACTAGCAAATACCATCAATGGTGTTCGCTGTCCATTTTGCAGTAAAGTGTCCAGAATGAGCAGCATTTCCCAGTTGGCTGACAATCTTACAGTGCTGAAAATTTTGGATTGTACTACCTCATGtagtgctgctgctgccgctcTGATGTGCAAGTCTTGCTGCACTCGTCTACCACGACAGTACTGTCATGAGTGTGCAGTTGTCCTCTGTGAGCTGTGCAAAGCAGACGGTCACATGCTTCAAGGCCATAATGTCCAACCAATCAGAGTAGCTGCTGAGCAGCGGCGCAAAGAACTTGGTGCCAAACTTGAATCTCTGCGAGATGTCATGGGTGAAATCCAAAAGAAGAAAACAGTCATTGAAAatatctccaaaacattgaGGTGTAAATACCGAGCGGTTCAGCAGGACTATGCCACGGCCGAGCTCCGCCTTCAAGAGGAGCTCGGTCGATCTCGAAGGACTTTCACAGCCACAATGTCAGAACTGGAAAAGACCAATGGGCAGGTCCTTGAGGAGCAGACCTACTTACTTAATATTGCAGAAGTTAAAGTTGTGTCACGCTGTGACTATCTGACAATGCGGGTGAGGCAGAGTGATACTGCTCTGCTAAAGGAAGATGGCGGCAGCAGTGATGAGGATGAAGAACTGGATATTAAAAGTAGTTTACCCACTACATTTAATTTACAAGAGCCAGAGTTAGTTGTAATAGAGCAGTCAAAAACCTTAGAAGTAGGAAAGTTAACGGCAAAAGCTTATACTGTTAGCACAGCAGATGAAGAAAGCACTTTAGACACGGCTTTAGAAGGCGCTGAGGGAGCGATGGGGCCTTCATTAGATTTATACAGAGATGTGGATATGTCTGCAAGTGTAGACGAGGCTATTTGTGGCTCACCTGCACATTTTAAGTCCAAGTCTTTGGATGCAGCAGAACCACCTGGAGGGACCAACAGCGAACTACCAGCCTGCCAGTTTGTGAAGAGGATGGGCTGCAAGGGAACACTGCCTGGCCTGTTTAATTTACCTGTGAGCATTTGTGTAACACCACAAGGGGAAGTGTTGGTGGCTGACCGTGGCAACTACCGCATTCAGATTTTTAACCGCAAAGGATTTCAGCGGGAAATCCGACGCAATGCCAGTAGTATTGACAATTttgttttgagctttttaggTGCGGACCTTCCTAATCTCATTCCGTTATCCATCGCTGTTACACCACAAGGACTCATTGGGGTCACTGATAATTATGACAACTCAGTGAAAGTCTATACTATGGACGGACAGTGTGTGGCTTGCCACAAGAACCAGCTGATCAAACCCTGGGGCATTGCTGCCATGCCAACGGGGCAGTTTGTGGTGTCGGATGTGGAAGGAGGCAAGCTGTGGTGCCTGGCAGTGGACCGGAACATTGGTGTAGTCAGCTATACTCGCTTGTGCTCTGCTGTACGCCCAAAGTTTGTGACGTGTGATCCAAGTGGAACCGTTTACTTCACCCAGGGCTTGGCTCTGAATTTTGAGAAACGCCACAATGAGCCTCACCTGGAGGGGGGTTTCTCCATCGGGTCAGTGGGTTCGGACGGCCAGCTTGGCAAGCAGCTCAGTCACTTTTTTTCTGAGAACGAGGACTTCCGCTGCATCACTGGAATGTGTGTGGATAACAACGGCGACTTGTTGGTGACAGACAGTGGTCGAAAAGAAATTCTTCAGTTTCCCAAAGAAGGTGGCTACAAAATCCTCATCCAGGAAGGACTAACCTGTCCCGTCGGAGTGGCCACTACTCAAAAAGGACAGCTGCTGGTTCTGGACTGTTGGGATCACTGTGTCAAAGTGTACACATACATCCAGAGAAGGCACTCCTCCACCTCATAG